The following are from one region of the Nostoc cf. commune SO-36 genome:
- a CDS encoding response regulator: MNNPSVENDKVQYQVMTLERPKKLKILVVDDEPDNLDLLYRTFRRDFNVLKADSGVNALEVLAAEGEVAVIISDQRMPEMKGTEFLSKTVPQFPDTVRIILTGFTDIEDLVEAINAGQVYKYITKPWDPGELKAVVQRAAETYDLLKQRTEELRRAHAQMALLSVLVQVTQAASSLEETLAPIARAVSETFGAEGCILQLTDGNTLIATQGTYSDTGTIDNWLSQDPLTTEAIATRQMQVSLNVLKDTKLVDAIHYQNTGVQAHLVIPISYRNQLLGVLSLQWKQPCTLREDELMLINLSAELVAIALTSCH; encoded by the coding sequence ATGAATAATCCCAGTGTTGAAAATGATAAAGTCCAATATCAAGTGATGACTCTCGAACGACCAAAAAAGCTGAAAATCTTGGTAGTTGACGATGAGCCAGATAATCTCGATCTACTTTATCGCACATTTCGACGCGACTTTAATGTTCTGAAAGCTGATAGTGGGGTGAACGCCCTAGAAGTTTTGGCAGCAGAAGGGGAGGTAGCGGTGATTATCTCCGATCAACGAATGCCAGAAATGAAAGGAACTGAGTTTCTCAGCAAGACAGTACCTCAGTTTCCCGATACGGTAAGAATAATTCTCACTGGATTTACTGATATTGAAGATTTGGTAGAAGCGATTAATGCGGGGCAAGTCTACAAATATATTACCAAGCCTTGGGATCCTGGGGAACTGAAGGCAGTAGTGCAAAGAGCAGCAGAAACCTACGACTTACTCAAACAGCGTACAGAAGAATTACGTCGTGCCCATGCTCAAATGGCGCTGCTGAGTGTTTTGGTACAGGTAACTCAAGCAGCTTCTAGCTTAGAGGAAACTCTTGCTCCAATTGCTAGGGCTGTGAGTGAGACTTTTGGGGCAGAAGGCTGTATCTTACAACTTACAGATGGAAATACTCTGATTGCGACTCAAGGAACTTACAGCGATACAGGTACAATAGATAATTGGTTATCTCAAGATCCACTGACAACAGAAGCGATCGCCACTAGGCAAATGCAAGTGTCCTTAAATGTACTTAAAGACACCAAATTAGTTGATGCTATTCACTACCAAAATACGGGTGTGCAAGCACACTTAGTGATCCCAATTAGCTACCGGAATCAACTTTTGGGTGTATTGTCGCTACAGTGGAAACAACCTTGCACTTTGCGGGAAGATGAATTAATGCTAATTAATTTATCAGCAGAACTAGTGGCGATCGCTCTTACTAGTTGTCATTAG
- a CDS encoding DICT sensory domain-containing protein, with translation MNVSLAKDLSVYQLVMGVQAPPKPLSLSPATLLSLVRAQIDLLIEQQIAATLWVKLPPEKIWQSELARYQSSIGGSSLIYTCQINESGKEGDGKAGEENTPSSSYHVPVYLPPESQLRRENFLMVLSPQFCSLILAHRPLKKRKNQTSGKVNTNKNQPLLIITTVEGRVIQQVLHGIQQAISNDKPLGVYAPELSPIPTSFICPAVPQATLMNQLLAKQLLRQDEINRQIITVRTTKLQQQNQEFYNKEQLKDEYLNNVCQELRIPLTHMKTALSLLNSPNLKPPQRQRYLQMLNTQCDHQNSLITGLLELVQLERNLDGTTLESVRLSDIVPGVVSTYQPLAQEKGIMLAYTIPTELPSVWCVSGGLRQIVINLLHNSIKFTPNGGQAWVRARTQGDYVQLEFRDTGIGIAENEIPKIFDRFYRVRTSSTEDYGGAGLGLTIVQQLLLRCGGSISVKSKLSEGSTFTVQLASVNNIPRAIAIENEL, from the coding sequence ATGAATGTTTCTCTGGCTAAGGATCTGTCTGTTTATCAACTGGTCATGGGAGTGCAAGCGCCTCCTAAACCTTTGTCCCTCAGTCCTGCTACTCTACTATCACTAGTGAGAGCGCAAATTGACTTACTAATTGAGCAGCAAATTGCAGCCACTTTATGGGTGAAGTTACCACCAGAAAAAATTTGGCAATCAGAATTAGCCCGTTATCAATCTTCGATAGGTGGGTCTAGTTTAATTTATACTTGCCAGATTAACGAGAGTGGGAAAGAGGGAGATGGAAAAGCAGGGGAAGAAAATACCCCTTCATCTTCCTATCATGTCCCCGTTTACCTACCACCAGAAAGCCAACTGCGACGGGAAAACTTTTTGATGGTGTTATCGCCGCAGTTTTGCAGTTTAATTTTGGCTCATCGACCACTTAAAAAACGCAAAAATCAGACATCGGGCAAGGTGAATACTAATAAAAACCAGCCATTGCTCATTATAACTACTGTTGAGGGGAGAGTAATTCAGCAAGTATTACATGGTATCCAACAAGCGATATCTAACGACAAGCCCCTAGGCGTCTACGCGCCAGAATTATCCCCAATACCTACTAGTTTTATTTGTCCAGCTGTGCCCCAAGCCACACTGATGAATCAACTGTTGGCTAAACAACTCCTGCGACAAGATGAAATTAATCGTCAAATCATCACAGTACGCACTACTAAGTTGCAGCAGCAAAATCAAGAATTCTACAACAAAGAGCAACTCAAAGATGAATATCTAAATAATGTATGTCAGGAATTGCGTATACCTCTAACGCACATGAAAACAGCACTCTCATTATTGAATTCCCCTAATCTCAAACCCCCACAGCGACAACGTTATTTACAGATGTTAAATACCCAGTGCGATCATCAGAATTCCCTGATTACGGGTTTGTTGGAACTGGTGCAGCTAGAACGGAATTTAGATGGGACAACTTTGGAATCGGTACGTCTCTCAGATATTGTGCCTGGAGTAGTCAGTACCTACCAACCTCTAGCCCAAGAAAAAGGGATTATGTTAGCCTACACTATACCGACTGAACTCCCATCTGTTTGGTGCGTGAGTGGTGGTCTGAGGCAAATTGTGATTAATCTGCTGCACAACAGCATTAAGTTTACTCCTAATGGGGGTCAAGCATGGGTGCGTGCCCGTACTCAAGGCGATTATGTCCAATTAGAATTCCGCGACACAGGTATCGGTATTGCCGAAAACGAAATCCCCAAAATATTTGACCGCTTTTATCGTGTGCGTACATCTTCAACAGAAGATTATGGTGGTGCTGGGTTGGGGTTAACAATAGTACAGCAATTGCTTCTGCGTTGTGGCGGATCTATTTCTGTAAAAAGTAAGTTATCAGAAGGTTCTACCTTTACAGTGCAGTTGGCAAGTGTTAACAATATCCCAAGAGCGATCGCTATAGAAAATGAGTTATGA
- a CDS encoding glutaredoxin family protein has product MRLILYSKPGCHLCEGLQEKLEQIQNFSFEFEVRDITTREDWFAAYEYEVPVLYLSNHRGAEDAEGSEKLLPRPSPRASVQQLEQMLRKYLAN; this is encoded by the coding sequence ATGCGATTAATTTTATACAGTAAACCCGGCTGTCATTTATGTGAAGGCTTGCAAGAAAAGCTAGAACAAATCCAAAATTTTAGTTTCGAGTTCGAAGTTAGGGATATTACGACTCGTGAAGATTGGTTTGCTGCGTATGAGTATGAAGTGCCGGTACTTTATTTATCGAACCACAGAGGCGCAGAGGACGCAGAGGGTAGTGAGAAATTATTGCCGCGTCCTTCTCCTCGTGCTAGTGTGCAGCAGTTGGAGCAAATGTTGCGTAAGTATTTAGCCAATTAG
- a CDS encoding DUF4089 domain-containing protein: MRREGFDVGEYVDQMALLLDLQLRDEYRDGVVANFETIRAIANLVNSFPLAEDIEVAPVFEP, translated from the coding sequence ATGAGAAGAGAAGGGTTTGATGTGGGTGAATATGTTGATCAAATGGCGTTGTTGTTGGATTTGCAGCTAAGGGATGAGTATCGTGATGGTGTGGTGGCAAATTTTGAGACAATTAGGGCGATCGCTAATCTTGTAAATTCTTTTCCTCTAGCCGAGGATATTGAAGTTGCACCAGTTTTTGAACCATGA
- the mnmE gene encoding tRNA uridine-5-carboxymethylaminomethyl(34) synthesis GTPase MnmE produces MSELFATTGTIAAIATAVVPQQGSVGIVRVSGSQAMAIALSLFHAPGRQVWESHRILYGYIRHPQTQQLVDEALLLIMKAPRSYTREDVVEFHCHGGIMAVQQVLQLCLENGARLAQPGEFTLRAFLNGRLDLTQAEGIADLVGAKSPQAAQSALAGLQGKLAHPIRQLRANCLDILAEIEARIDFEEDLPPLDDKAIISEIDKIAVEITRLLATKDKGELLRTGLKVAIVGCPNVGKSSLLNAWSRSDRAIVTDLPGTTRDVVESQLVVGGIPVQVLDTAGIRETTDQVEKIGVERSRRAANAADLVLLTIDASAGWTEGDQEIYEQVQHRPLIIVINKIDLVEEEDRKNLQFKIENPKSKIVTAAAQNQGIDALETAILEIVQSGKVQAADMDLAINQRQAAALTQAKISLEQVQATITQQFPLDFWTIDLRGAIQALGEITGEEVTESVLERIFSRFCIGK; encoded by the coding sequence ATGTCAGAACTCTTTGCTACTACTGGAACTATAGCCGCGATCGCCACTGCTGTTGTCCCCCAACAGGGTAGTGTTGGTATTGTGCGGGTGTCCGGTTCTCAAGCAATGGCAATTGCCCTAAGTCTTTTTCATGCACCAGGGCGACAAGTTTGGGAAAGTCACCGGATTCTCTATGGTTACATTCGCCATCCCCAGACGCAACAACTAGTAGATGAAGCCCTGTTGTTGATTATGAAAGCACCCCGTTCTTACACCCGTGAAGATGTAGTGGAATTCCATTGCCACGGGGGAATTATGGCAGTGCAGCAGGTGTTGCAGCTGTGTTTGGAAAATGGTGCTAGATTAGCGCAACCAGGAGAATTTACTCTCCGCGCCTTTTTGAATGGACGATTGGATTTAACTCAAGCCGAAGGTATTGCTGATTTAGTGGGAGCTAAATCACCCCAAGCTGCTCAAAGTGCCTTAGCTGGTTTACAAGGAAAATTAGCTCATCCGATCCGTCAGTTACGCGCTAACTGTTTGGATATTTTGGCAGAAATTGAAGCTCGGATCGATTTTGAAGAAGACCTTCCACCGTTGGATGATAAAGCAATCATATCAGAAATCGATAAAATTGCCGTAGAAATAACTAGGTTATTGGCAACCAAAGACAAAGGGGAGTTGCTACGCACTGGTTTAAAAGTGGCAATTGTTGGGTGTCCGAATGTAGGTAAATCGAGTTTATTGAATGCTTGGAGCCGGAGCGATCGCGCCATTGTGACTGATTTACCTGGTACAACCCGCGATGTTGTCGAATCGCAGTTAGTTGTGGGGGGAATTCCTGTACAAGTGCTAGATACTGCGGGGATTCGGGAAACAACAGACCAAGTGGAAAAAATTGGCGTGGAGCGATCGCGTCGTGCCGCCAATGCAGCTGATTTAGTCTTGCTTACCATCGATGCTTCCGCAGGTTGGACAGAAGGCGATCAAGAAATTTACGAACAGGTGCAACACCGTCCATTGATTATAGTAATTAACAAAATCGATTTAGTAGAAGAAGAGGATAGGAAAAATCTTCAATTTAAAATCGAAAATCCAAAATCCAAAATTGTCACAGCCGCAGCCCAAAATCAAGGTATTGATGCTTTAGAAACAGCAATTTTAGAGATAGTTCAATCGGGAAAAGTACAAGCTGCTGATATGGATTTAGCCATTAACCAAAGGCAAGCAGCAGCCTTAACTCAAGCTAAAATTTCTTTAGAACAGGTACAAGCAACCATTACCCAACAGTTTCCCCTTGATTTTTGGACAATTGACTTACGGGGTGCGATTCAAGCTTTAGGAGAAATTACTGGAGAAGAAGTAACAGAATCAGTTTTGGAGAGGATTTTTAGCAGGTTTTGTATTGGAAAATAA
- a CDS encoding DUF1611 domain-containing protein, whose translation MRLPLNQRVAILLHEGTTGTQGKTGLSILRYSEAPIVAVIDRECAGKSLTQLTGIKRDVPIVASVAAALDYHPEVLVIGIAPGGGAVPDDYWLEIKEALEAGISLVNGLHTPMASIPELNALLKPGQLIWDVRKEPSNISVASGMARTLPCRRVLTVGTDMAIGKMSTSLELHWASKLRGWRSKFLATGQTGVMLEGDGVALDAVRVDFAGGAVEQIVMRYGKDYDILHIEGQGSLLHPGSTATLPLIRGSQPTQLVLVHRAGQVHIRNHPHVLIPPLPEVIRLYETIASAGGAFGTVSVVGIALNTAHLDESAAQESIAQTIAETGLPCTDVVRFNANVLVDAVMKN comes from the coding sequence GTGCGTCTACCACTTAATCAACGAGTAGCTATCTTGCTACATGAAGGAACTACTGGAACTCAGGGAAAAACGGGGTTATCTATATTACGTTACAGCGAAGCCCCAATTGTAGCCGTAATTGATCGCGAGTGTGCTGGCAAATCCCTAACACAATTAACAGGTATCAAGCGTGATGTGCCGATTGTGGCATCTGTAGCCGCAGCCCTAGATTACCACCCGGAAGTTTTGGTAATTGGCATTGCCCCAGGAGGTGGTGCTGTACCAGATGATTACTGGCTGGAAATCAAAGAGGCTTTAGAAGCTGGAATATCTCTGGTGAATGGTTTACATACACCAATGGCAAGTATCCCAGAGTTAAATGCACTACTTAAACCAGGTCAATTAATTTGGGATGTGCGTAAAGAACCGTCTAATATAAGTGTTGCTAGTGGAATGGCACGCACCCTCCCATGTCGGCGAGTGTTGACAGTAGGAACGGATATGGCGATTGGTAAAATGTCAACTAGCCTAGAGTTACATTGGGCATCAAAACTACGAGGCTGGCGTTCCAAATTCCTGGCTACAGGGCAAACTGGGGTGATGTTAGAAGGCGACGGCGTGGCTTTAGATGCAGTGCGAGTAGACTTTGCCGGCGGTGCTGTGGAACAGATAGTTATGCGCTATGGCAAAGACTACGACATTTTGCACATTGAAGGACAAGGTTCCTTGCTACACCCTGGTTCAACAGCAACTCTACCTTTAATTCGTGGTTCGCAACCAACCCAATTGGTATTGGTACATCGGGCGGGACAAGTTCATATACGCAATCATCCTCATGTACTAATTCCACCTTTACCAGAGGTGATTCGGCTTTATGAAACCATTGCTAGCGCCGGTGGTGCATTTGGAACTGTTTCTGTAGTGGGTATAGCGCTGAACACAGCTCATCTAGATGAGTCTGCGGCCCAGGAAAGCATCGCTCAAACAATAGCAGAAACGGGGCTACCTTGTACTGATGTAGTACGCTTTAATGCCAATGTACTTGTGGATGCAGTGATGAAGAATTAG
- a CDS encoding UDP-N-acetylmuramoyl-L-alanyl-D-glutamate--2,6-diaminopimelate ligase, whose product MKLRELLTAVDSVEQLPSHPMEDVEVRGLKTNSHACSAGDLFIGMPGTRVDGGEFWQSAIASGAVAAIVSPEAAQKNPPTNEAVVISASNITQACAQIASAFYGYPGRKLKLVGVTGTNGKTTTTHLIEFLLIKANLATALMGTLYTRWAGFEQTAAHTTPFAVELQQQLAEAVKAGSEFGVMEVSSHALAQGRVLGCEFDVAVFSNLTQDHLDYHTDMEDYFAAKALLFSPNYLKGRAIINADDSYGKRLIASLDSERVWSYSVNDNSADLWMSDLSYQPNGVSGTLHTPKGDVAFRSPLVGQYNLENLLAAVGAVLHLGLDLQLLVSVIPEFPGVPGRMERVQIDADQDISVIVDYAHTPDSLENLLKAARPFIPGKVICVFGCGGDRDRTKRPKMGKIAAELADVAVVTSDNPRTEDPERILEDILAGIADTVQPTVICNRAIAIRTAILQAQPGDGVLLAGKGHEDYQILGTEKIHFDDREHARDALHQRPRIQS is encoded by the coding sequence ATGAAATTGCGGGAATTACTAACGGCGGTAGACAGTGTTGAACAATTGCCTAGCCATCCGATGGAGGATGTGGAAGTTAGGGGTTTAAAAACGAATTCCCATGCTTGTAGTGCGGGAGATTTATTTATTGGGATGCCAGGAACGCGGGTTGATGGTGGGGAATTTTGGCAAAGTGCGATCGCATCCGGGGCTGTAGCTGCGATCGTTTCTCCCGAAGCTGCACAAAAAAATCCTCCCACGAATGAGGCTGTGGTCATTAGTGCAAGTAACATAACTCAAGCTTGTGCCCAGATAGCCAGTGCTTTTTACGGTTATCCGGGGCGAAAACTCAAGTTGGTAGGTGTGACTGGTACAAATGGCAAAACTACAACAACTCATCTGATTGAATTTCTGCTCATCAAAGCTAATCTAGCTACAGCTTTGATGGGAACTCTCTACACTCGTTGGGCAGGTTTTGAGCAAACTGCTGCCCACACTACACCCTTTGCGGTGGAACTGCAACAGCAGTTGGCAGAGGCTGTAAAGGCTGGTAGTGAGTTCGGGGTGATGGAAGTAAGTTCTCACGCTTTAGCTCAAGGTAGAGTGTTGGGTTGTGAATTTGATGTGGCGGTGTTCAGTAATCTTACTCAAGACCATCTCGATTATCACACCGACATGGAAGATTACTTTGCCGCCAAAGCGTTGTTATTTAGCCCCAATTATCTCAAGGGACGGGCAATAATTAATGCTGATGATTCTTACGGTAAGCGGTTAATTGCCTCGTTAGATTCTGAGCGCGTTTGGAGTTACAGTGTCAACGATAACAGCGCCGATTTATGGATGAGTGATTTAAGTTACCAGCCGAATGGTGTTAGTGGGACATTACATACACCAAAAGGTGACGTGGCTTTTCGATCGCCTCTAGTCGGACAATATAATTTAGAAAATCTTCTCGCGGCCGTAGGAGCAGTTTTACACTTAGGTCTAGATTTGCAGTTACTCGTATCTGTGATACCTGAGTTTCCCGGAGTTCCGGGACGGATGGAACGGGTACAAATTGATGCTGACCAAGATATTAGCGTAATTGTGGATTATGCCCACACACCCGATAGTTTAGAAAATCTGCTGAAAGCTGCGCGTCCCTTTATACCGGGAAAAGTGATTTGTGTGTTTGGTTGTGGAGGCGATCGCGATCGCACTAAGCGTCCAAAAATGGGTAAAATTGCTGCTGAGTTAGCTGATGTGGCAGTAGTGACATCAGATAATCCCCGGACTGAAGACCCAGAAAGGATTTTAGAAGATATTTTAGCGGGAATTGCTGATACAGTACAACCAACTGTAATTTGCAATCGGGCGATCGCAATTCGTACCGCTATTTTACAAGCACAACCCGGTGATGGAGTGTTGCTTGCTGGTAAAGGTCACGAAGATTATCAAATTCTCGGCACCGAAAAAATCCATTTTGATGACCGAGAACACGCACGCGACGCTTTACACCAAAGACCGAGAATACAAAGTTAA
- a CDS encoding surface-adhesin E family protein codes for MKSLLLGLMIAMSAALPAAAEWQHIGDNESETSFYIDDESIREINGGYQYSEMLISESQNKYLVVQEQMLCRERATRITGYESYTRNGKLIQSRQIPNDKFGKIVIDTVKATLWEKLCN; via the coding sequence ATGAAAAGTTTGCTATTAGGTTTGATGATTGCTATGTCTGCGGCGTTGCCGGCAGCAGCAGAGTGGCAACATATCGGTGACAATGAAAGCGAAACGTCATTTTACATTGATGATGAATCAATAAGGGAAATAAATGGAGGATATCAATATTCAGAAATGTTGATTAGTGAAAGTCAGAATAAATATTTAGTTGTTCAAGAACAGATGTTATGCAGGGAAAGAGCAACTAGAATAACTGGATATGAGTCTTACACTCGCAACGGAAAACTAATTCAATCTCGTCAAATTCCTAATGATAAGTTTGGAAAGATTGTAATTGATACTGTGAAAGCTACTTTATGGGAAAAGCTTTGTAATTAG
- the ubiE gene encoding bifunctional demethylmenaquinone methyltransferase/2-methoxy-6-polyprenyl-1,4-benzoquinol methylase UbiE, whose amino-acid sequence MTNEIQSIFNRIAPVYDQLNDWLSLGQHRIWKEMAVKWSAGKPGDTALDLCCGSGDLALRLARRVGATGKVYGVDFSPNLLEKAKERSQKQYPQPAIIWVEADVLNLPFEDNQFDAATMGYGLRNVKDISRSLQELYRVLKPGAKAAILDFHRPSNPQLRAFQQLYLDGFVVPVANYLGLKEEYAYISPSLDRFPVGREQIELARQVGFAVATHYPIVNGMMGVLVVSKF is encoded by the coding sequence ATGACTAACGAAATTCAGTCCATTTTTAACCGTATTGCTCCAGTTTATGACCAATTAAACGATTGGTTGAGTCTGGGACAGCATCGAATCTGGAAGGAAATGGCAGTAAAATGGAGTGCAGGTAAACCGGGAGATACCGCATTAGATTTGTGTTGCGGTAGTGGTGATTTAGCCTTACGTTTGGCACGGCGCGTGGGAGCAACAGGCAAGGTGTACGGAGTGGATTTTTCCCCAAATCTGCTAGAAAAGGCTAAAGAACGCTCCCAAAAGCAGTACCCCCAACCTGCGATCATCTGGGTAGAAGCTGATGTACTCAACTTGCCCTTTGAAGACAACCAATTTGATGCCGCAACAATGGGCTATGGTTTAAGAAATGTTAAAGATATTTCTCGCAGTCTCCAAGAGTTATACCGGGTTTTGAAGCCGGGAGCTAAAGCCGCAATTTTAGACTTTCATCGACCGAGTAATCCTCAGCTACGTGCCTTTCAGCAGTTGTATCTGGACGGTTTCGTGGTTCCAGTTGCCAATTATTTAGGCTTAAAAGAAGAATATGCTTACATCAGCCCCAGCTTAGACCGCTTTCCCGTCGGGAGAGAGCAAATAGAGTTAGCGCGTCAAGTTGGTTTTGCAGTTGCCACACACTACCCCATTGTGAACGGTATGATGGGAGTGCTGGTAGTCAGCAAATTTTAG
- a CDS encoding DUF445 domain-containing protein: MDWSHLWLYVSPPVLGGIIGYFTNDIAIKMLFRPYRAIYIAGRRVPFTPGLIPRNQERLAKNISNTIMGSLLTPQELQNLARRLLQTERVQAAILWLLRLAIEQIKTDKNEKSAKIVAGILRDLLGESLPRLLKVLARREDFLEAQINQIFDQILLEFQLTEEQATRLADWLLQVVLPPDLLRQTIVDFLTDRTIQIIDEGFREKTSGTYWVVANLFGLRNTLTRLRTFCLDEKEAANTRLQELTQDLQIRDRIRKLLQNLSLQNLPIGTVRQLRKTTRESVRHYLQNSGSDFLQGLTDSVDWENIAVVLLNRLSTSPVVNTSLEVMSQELALILEKYLEKDLEAIVAQAIPILSIDEVIVDRVKSTSPADLEAAIEGIVKNELQAIVTLGGVLGFVIGLLQTVFLILSQY; encoded by the coding sequence GTGGACTGGTCTCATCTTTGGCTTTATGTGTCTCCCCCGGTACTGGGTGGAATTATTGGCTATTTCACAAATGATATAGCCATCAAAATGTTGTTCCGTCCTTACCGAGCAATTTATATCGCTGGACGAAGAGTACCCTTCACCCCTGGATTGATCCCCCGCAATCAGGAACGTTTGGCTAAGAATATTTCCAATACAATCATGGGGTCACTTTTGACACCACAAGAATTGCAAAATTTGGCACGGCGTTTGTTGCAAACAGAACGCGTGCAAGCAGCAATTCTCTGGTTGTTGCGGCTGGCGATTGAACAAATCAAAACAGATAAAAACGAGAAAAGTGCCAAAATTGTAGCGGGAATTTTGCGGGATTTACTAGGGGAATCCTTGCCACGATTACTCAAGGTTTTAGCGCGACGTGAAGATTTTTTGGAAGCGCAAATCAATCAAATTTTTGACCAGATATTGCTAGAATTTCAACTAACTGAAGAACAAGCTACGCGGCTAGCTGATTGGTTGTTGCAAGTAGTTTTACCGCCGGATCTTCTGCGCCAAACGATAGTTGATTTTTTGACCGATCGCACGATTCAAATTATTGATGAAGGCTTCCGGGAAAAAACCAGTGGTACTTATTGGGTAGTAGCAAATTTATTTGGCTTACGTAATACTCTCACCCGGCTACGAACTTTTTGTTTAGATGAAAAAGAGGCTGCTAATACTCGCTTGCAGGAATTGACTCAAGATTTGCAAATCCGCGATCGCATTCGGAAATTACTGCAAAATTTATCATTACAAAACTTGCCAATAGGTACGGTGCGCCAGCTACGAAAGACCACCCGCGAAAGTGTCCGCCATTACCTGCAAAACAGTGGCAGCGATTTTTTACAAGGATTAACTGATTCTGTTGATTGGGAAAATATTGCTGTAGTGCTGCTGAATCGTCTTAGTACTTCACCAGTTGTAAATACTTCTTTAGAAGTTATGAGTCAAGAGTTAGCTCTAATTTTAGAGAAGTATTTGGAAAAAGATTTAGAAGCAATTGTGGCCCAAGCAATCCCAATTTTATCCATAGATGAAGTGATAGTTGACCGTGTAAAATCAACTTCCCCGGCTGATTTAGAAGCTGCAATTGAAGGAATTGTCAAAAATGAATTGCAGGCGATTGTTACTTTAGGTGGTGTTTTGGGTTTTGTGATAGGTTTATTGCAGACTGTGTTTTTAATATTAAGTCAATATTAA